From Balneola sp. MJW-20:
TGCAAATGTGGATAACTTATTAGCCATCTTCTGAGCCTGCTTAAGGGGCTCAAGTAAACCATTGGTTGAAACCGGTTTCAGAAGAAAATCAACCATACCAGCGTTATTTGCCCGGTTCTTTATTTCTTCCGACTGATCTCCTGATATGTAGATCACCGGTACATTATAATTTCTGTTTCTTAATTCGGTGACCGTATCTATGCCGTCCATGTCACCGTCGAGTTGTACATCCATGATCAGGATATCAGGAGCAAAGGAATCAATCTTTTCTATTGCTTCTTCACCGCTACTGGCAACTCCCACTACTTCATAGCCAAGGCACTTAACCAGTCGCTCTTCCACAATCGCAAGAAGCTTATCGTCCTCCACTATCATTACCTTGTTTGTTACCATAGCCAACTCGTTTATTAAAATTCTCTAATGAAAAAGTATTAAGATATTTTAATATTTCAAAATAATTTTCCAAGAATTTTTCACGAAATGACTTTTAACCTGGGCTAAGTATCATGTTAACATGTGAATATGGGATGAAGAAAATTTCCGGATTTCCCCGATGGGATACGGGATCTGCGTAAAAAAACTCTTTTCCGCAGGATAATTGTGTGCATATCTCCGGACTTTCTGTAAACAGGAAGCAAAGCAGTTTAACCTGCATTAAAAACCCAGTTGATGCTTTCCAAAGGCTATAACCAAGGAAAGCATCTTTTACCGTGGGTCAATTACGCTACTTTAGAAATAATGTCACCAAGCTCCATGTCTCTGATCGCGTCGATCGCAGCCAGAACTGCATCCATTACCTCTGATTTTTCATAACCGCTGCGCTCATATTCCCAGTAAAATAAACCGGAATTTTCCTGCACCGGATTATAATTTACACTGAGTCCCTTAAAGTCTTTGGCTATGTTGATCGCAGCACCGATCTCTTCTGCGCTATTCTCTTTGGCAATATTATTATGCACAAAATAAGCGACATAAGAGTTTGTACGCCTGTTCTTTTCGAGATTGAAGTATATACCCCTCCACTTATTGATACCTATATCCATATCTGTAGTATTTGCTGATTTTCCAACGTATTTATTTCAATACAAAAGTACTCTTCTGCTTACAGTCATACCATTAAGAAGCTCTTAAGCAGCTTAGAAATGGTTAATGAAGGGGGGGGCATATATCTAATGATCTAATCCTATACTTAATTTGTAGATCTTAAATTAATTGAGTTGATTGGTTTTCCAACCTTGTTAAATATAGAATCGGAGATCAAATGAATACCAAAGCCTATGCTGCACATTCCGCAACCTCAAAACTTGAGCCCTGGAAACTGGATCGCAGGGACCCGAATCCAGATGATGTGTCAATTAAGATCAATTATTGCGGGGTCTGCCATTCTGATATCCATTTTGCTGAGAATGACTGGGGAATGACCCAGTACCCGGTTGTTCCCGGTCATGAGATCATCGGTACGGTAACAGCGGTAGGCAGCGATGTTAACAATTTCAAAGTAGGTGATACGGTAGGAGTCGGTTGCCTGGTTGATTCCTGCCGGAGCTGCCCCTCCTGCGCACAGGGACTCGAAAACTACTGCCTGGAAGGGTTTGTAGGCACCTATGGAGGCATAGGAAAAGACGGCCAGCCTACTTATGGTGGTTATTCGGACAAGATCGTGGTCAGCGAGCGTTTTGTACTGAAGATCCCTGAAAAGTTGGATGTTAAATCAGCAGCCCCGCTTTTATGCGCAGGGATTACCACTTATTCACCGCTTCGCCATGTTAACCTATCCAAAGGCGATACCCTGGGAGTAGTAGGAATGGGAGGGCTCGGACATATTGGTATTAAACTGGCTAAAGCAATGGGAGCCGAAGTGACGGTTTTCACCCGGTCGAAGCACAAAATTGATGAGGCTAAAAGAAACGGTGCTGATCATGTAGTAATAAGCACCGATGAGGATCAAATGGCCGCCGCTGCAGGTTCTCTAAACTATATTCTGGATACGGTACCCGTAGATCATGACTTCAACCCCTACTTAAGAGCTTTAAAACTAGACGGTACCTATATCGTGGTCGGTCAGATCACTCCCATTACCCAGCCTTTAAGTGCCGCTGATATGATATTTATGAGACGGTCTGTTGTAGGCTCGTTAATAGGCGGGATACCGGAAACTCAGGAAGTGCTGGATTTTTGTGCAGAGCATGATATCAGCTGTGATGTGGAGATGATCAAGATGCAGGATATCAATGAAGGATATCAGCGCATGAAAGACAGCGATGTTAAATATCGCTTTGTTATTGATATGTCTTCTATCTGATCCCTTACTGGATAACCAAAGATAGAACTATAAGATCTGGTTGGAGACAAACAGGCTTAAGAAGCTTGTATCTGTATTACACAAGACCACATAAATAAAAAGCCTTGCTCATCACTGATGAACAAGGCTTAAGCTCGATGTGGGACCGGGCGGATTTGAACCGCCGACACACGGATTTTCAGTCCGTTGCTCTACCAACTGAGCTACAGTCCCTTAATCAAGGACGGCAAAGATAAAACCTTTCCTCACTTTTTACAATAATATTCACGATTAATTGTGCAGATGGATGTCTTTTAATCTCAATTGAAGACTTCTTCTTCCGTTCCACACATTCTCCTCGATCACGTAGGCGATATCAAAAGCCTCTCCATTACGCACTCCGGGCAGATATTCGTGCATATTAAAGCCAATGGTATCAAACGACCCTGCACCTTCCTGAGTAACCTTCATTTTCAGGTGACCGTTACCTACAATAGTCGGGATCCCGGCTACTTTTACACCCTTACTGACAAAAACCGGCCGAAGATTTGATGGCCCAAAAGGCTCAAACTGGCTCAACAGCTTCCAGAATGACATGTCAATCTCAGATAGATTGATTCCGGAATCGATCATCAATTCCGGCTCAAACTTATTATCAGAAAGATCCAGGTAGGCGATCTCATTCATTCTTCTCTGGAATTCGGTCAATTTACCTTCCTTCAATGTGAGTCCGGCTGCGAATTCATGCCCGCCGAACTGCTCCAGCAGGTCCTCACATTTTTTTATCGCATCATAGATATTAAATCCTTTGATACTTCGGGCTGATCCTTTAATCTTGCCCTCCACATTACTCAGCATGATCGCCGGACGGTGATAGAGGTCCACCAGTCTGGATGCTACAATACCGATCACGCCTAGATGCCATTCCTTAGAATAGAGTACCAGCGTAGAGGTCTGCTCCATGTCGAATTCTTCCTCGATCATTTCCATGGCCTCTTCCATGGTCTTGGTATCCGTATCCCGGCGCCTCAGGTTTATATTCTCCAGCTCATAGGCATGTGATTTCGCTTCATTCACCGTCTCTGAGATCAGCAGTTTAACCGCTTTGGTGGCATCTCCCATTCTTCCTGCGGCATTGATCCTGGGTCCAATGGAAAATACGATCCTGGATGTATTCACATCTTCTTTGGATACATTGATCTGATTAAGCAAAGCTTCCAGGCCCGGCCGGGGTGATCGTTTGATCATTTGTAATCCTGCCCGCATCAGCACCCGGTTTTCATCAATAATTGGGACGATATCTGACGCAATGGACACTGCAACCAGATCCAGAAATTTGTATGATATGCTTTCGGGTAAACCCAGTGATTTCAGTGTTCCCTGAATAAGCTTAAATCCTACGCCGGCTCCAGAGAGCCCGTCAAATGGATAATTACAGTCCGGACGTTTCGGGTCCAGAACCGCAACTGCATCCGGGATCGAATCTCCAACGGTATGATGATCACATATGATCAGGTCAATGCCGTATTGTCTGGCAAGCTCAGTTTCTTTGATGGCAGTAATGCCACAATCGACCGAAACGATCAGGTCAGCCCCAATTTTTCGGGCATATTCAACACCGTCCGGATTGATCCCATAGCCTTCTTTAAAGCGATGCGGGATATAGTAATCCACTTCTACTCCGAACTCCTGCAGAAAGGTATAGATGCAGGAGGTAGCCGTAGTTCCGTCAACATCATAGTCACCATATACCAGCACTTTTTCACCATTACGGATCGCAAGGGCCAGTCTTTCAGCTCCAGCTTCCATATCCTTCATCAGGAATGGATCGTGTAACAGATCTATATTTGGGCGGAAGAAAGATTTTGCATCATCATACGTCTCTATGCCGCGGATAGCCAGTAAACGGGCAACTCTCTCCGAGATACCCAGCTCTTCTCTGAGTATGGGGACAGACTCTTCCCGCTCCGGCTGCGCGTAAACCCAGCGGAATGACATTTTTATTTTTTCCTCTTTTTTTATTCATAAGGGATGAACGGCGATCAAGCCCAACAACCTGGGACAGCGTTCTGTCCATTGACATATAAAATACAATTCTGTCCGGCAAAATCTGCAATTTTTTAATATCCAATTCATGCAGATAAATCGTTTTCAAAGGATCTCATATGCCTCATTTGACCTTCAATTTTTTACACTTAAGAGTTTTTTTACAGGTCAGTGTATAAGCAATTCTAACATAATTTTTTTATCATTGTATACTGTTTTAAACCCGTTTTCACCGGTTCGGAAACAATGAACACACCGTTGGCTATAATTCATTGTAAACTTTTTTAACCGGCCTGGAAGCGTTTCCAATAAAGATTGTTCTCTTAGACCTGAAAAACCTGATTATGACTGAAGCATTGACATTAGATAAGCAGAAAACAAAAAAGGGTACTGCGGACTTTCCCATTTTCGATGCCCTCGCTTCCCGTGAGCACGAGCAGATCGTTATATGCTCAGACCCGGAAAATGGCCTCAAGGCGATTATCGCTATACATGATACCACCCTCGGTCCGGCATTAGGTGGAACCCGCATGTGGAATTACAATAGTGAAGAAGAAGCCTTGCGTGACGTTCTTCGTCTATCAAGAGGTATGACCTATAAGGCTGCTATATCCGGTCTTAATCTGGGTGGCGGTAAAGCCGTTATCATTGGGGACCCTCATAAAGATAAGAATGAAGCCCTTTTCCGCTCTTTTGGGCGATTTGTTGACGGACTGAACGGCCGTTATATTACAGCCGAAGATGTCGGTATGGAAGAGAGAGATATGGAATGGGTCTTTTCTGAGACCAAATACGTAACCGGTATCCCAAAATCATTAGGTGGTTCCGGAGACCCTTCTCCTGTTACCGCTTTCGGAGTGTATATGGGAGCCAAAGCCTGTGCTAAAAAAGCTTACGGATCAGACTCACTGGAAGGTAAAAAGATCGCGCTTCAGGGAGCCGGTCATGTTGCCACATATTTCGCCCGTCATGCTGCTAAAGAGGGTGCTAAATTATATGTTTCTGATATCTATGAAGACAAAGCCAACGAACTGGCTAAAGAAGTTGGAGCCAAAGTAGTGGATCCTGATTCTATTTACGGGCTGGATGTTGACATCTATACTCCTTGTGCGCTTGGCGGAGTGATCAATGACGACACCATGGATCAGTTCAAGTGTGATATCATTGCCGGCGGAGCTAATAATGTTCTCGAAGACGAAGATAAGCACGGTAAAGAACTGGTTAAACGCGGAATTATCTATGCTCCGGACTATGTGATCAATGCAGGCGGGCTTATCAATGTGTCCGGCGAACTGGAAGGGTACAATGAGGAAAGAGCTCATAAAAAAGCCGAAAGGATCTATGACACTATCCTCGATATCCTGAAATATTCCGAAGAAAATGATGTGCCAAGTCATGTGGCTTCCAATATCCTTGCAGAGCAAAGGATCGCAAAAGTCGGAAAGATCCACACAGTATACTCCTCCAAAGGTCACTTCTCAGGAAGAGCTGGTGAGATGTATTTATCGGATCGCCGATAGGAACTAAAATTTCTTTATCTTTGAGTCCGCTCACAATATGAGCGGACTTTTTTATTATATACAGCAATCGCATCTCACTTATTCATGAAGAAAGAAGATTTTCAGTTTAAAGACCGAATCATTAAGGGTATTACCAAAGAAGGTCATTTCAAGGTAACAGTGGTGAAGACCACCGATGTAGTAAAAGAAGCAAAGAAACGGCACGGATTATCCCTCCTTAATACGGTAGTGCTTGGTAGGGCTCTTACCGGCGTTATGCTTCTGGCTTCTGAACTCAAGAAAGAAGAACGCGTTCAGCTGCGAATGGATGGTGACGGGCCCATTGGATTTGTGATAGCAGAAGCAAACAGCCTGGGAGAGATCCGTGGATATGTAAAAGAGCCCCAGGCAGAACTGGATTATTCCTCTTCCGATGTCACCATCGGGGATGGGATCGGCCTTGGAATACTATCCTTCACAAAAGTACTTTATAACGAGGCAGAACCACGGGTGAGCACGATTGAACTCATCAAGGGTGATGTGAATAGTGATATTGCGCATTACCTGACACAATCGGAGCAGATCCCATCAGCGGTTTTACTCGATGTGGACATCGATGAAGAAGGAGAAGTAACTCAGGCCGGCGGGCTGTTAATACAGCGCCTGGGTGGTGCCTCAGAAGGGCAGATCGAGATGCTGCAGGAACGACTTACTTCATTTCCATCAATTTCTGACCTACTGGATGATGGTCAGTATATAGATGAGATCATGAAAAAGGCCGTCTCCCCTATAGAAGTAAAAGAACTCGACAGGCAGCCTGTGGATTTTTTCTGCCGCTGTAACCGCGATCGTTTTCTAAGTGCACTGGCCATGCTTAGTTTTGATGACCTTAAAGACCTGGAGGGAGAAAGTCAGGAGATCGTCTGCCACTATTGTAATAACAAGGAAGTTTTCTCGAAAGAAGAGATCGAAAAACTCATTACGAAAGCGCAGGCTAAACTTAATTAATTATAAGTAAGCTCAACGGTTACAATAAAGAGTTGATCATTATATAGGCACCCTCGCTACAATAGATCCCCACAGCAGTCATACTTTATGATCCAATCCGGGACCGGAATCTCGTTGGTTGGAAGCAAGTATTCCTTAATAGATTAGCTTTCAGATAGCGAAAGAGCTTCCGCAACCACAGTTCTCAACAGCATTCGGGTTATCAAAGGTAAATCCTCTGGCATCCAGTCCGTCCGGGTAATCCACTTCGATACCTTCAAGGTACATAAGATGCTTTGGATCTACGATCACCTCTATTCCGTAATTTTCGAAGACAATATCTTCATCTGTTCGGTGATCCAAACCTAGTTTATAGCTTAAACCTGAACAGCCTCCCCCTTCAACTGCAACTCTCAGATAGAGATTTTTGTCCAGACCTTCCTGCCGGCGGATCTTCTCTACCTGCTTTGCTGCTCTTTCGGTTAATGTAACCGGCTCGCCGGTCAATTCCTCTTTGTCGATCAAAGGCCCCGGAGCTGTTGCTTTAGCATCCTTATCTTCCTCATCACTATCGATCAGGGATGATATTACATCGTCAAGATTGTCGTCCTGCATACTCATGGTACTCTCCTGTTTAGAACAGGTAAAATTACGAACTTTTTTGTGAAAATGTGTAGTGTGCGACCCCTTCCTTATCGAACAGATCCAGAACCCCTGCACTCACCAGGTTTACCAGGATCTTAGCCGCACGATAAGTCGTTACGCTTATCAGCAGTGCAAAGCGATCAACGGTGATAGAGCCGTATTCATTCAAAAAACGGAAAAGCTTTTGCTCTCTTTCGCCATATTCAAAAGTAACTCCCTCATCTGAATCGTTGTTCTTCAGGAGTTCGATCCATTCGTCGGAGGCTACGATACTCTCATCATCCTGCCGAATATACACCAGGCGGGTTTTCTTGCCCTTCACGTAGACCGGTTTTGAGTCTGACTCCGGTACTTTTACGATCAGAATATCACGGTCGCCAACATGAAGCATTTCGATCGATATAGCAACAGCCGGAATACACTCTTCCGATGCAGCCTGATTCAGCAGAAATTCTTCTTCAAAGTAACCTTCAACTCCTACCATCTCTCCGTTATCGGATACACCGATCAGAATGGTCCCTCCTTTAGTATTTGCAAATGCAGCGATCTCTCTTGCGATCTTTTCGGGAGAAGCTACCTGATGTTTAAATTCCAGAAAGCTGCTTTCACCGGTCTGGATCAGGTTTTTCAGGTCCATCTTGGTCATCTCAGATACTTTGACAGAACCATTGTATTGCAGATAAAAATCCAGGTCTTCCTTCATAATGCAGATGATCTAAAATGTATAATAATGCCGTCTTTATCGCTTAAATTGCGATCTCTTCTTTAGGATCTCTGGTCATCAGTTCGTACAGAACATCTTTAGGATCAACGTCTTCAAAGAGTACTTTGTATATGGCGCAGGTGATCGGCATTTCAATATTATTCTTTACCGACCAGTCGCGCACAGATTTGGTGGTCTTAATACCTTCTGCCACCATATTCATGCTGTTAATGATATCGTCCAGCTTTTCCCCTTTCCCAATGCGAAAACCGACCGAACGGTTCCGGCTGTGTGTACTGGTACAGGTCACGATCAGGTCACCCATCCCGGTCAGGCCTGCAAAAGTATCTGCATGAGCACCCAGTACTGCTCCCATTCGTTTCATTTCATGCAGCCCTCGGGTCATTAAAGCTGCTTTGGCATTATCACCCAATTCAGCGCCGTCAATGATCCCGGCTGCGATCGCCATGGTATTTTTAACTGATCCGCCTATCTCCACACCGATCACATCATTATTGGCATATACCCGGAACATAGGCGTCATAAATATTTCCTGGATCAGACGGGTGGTTCTTGACGAGTATGCTGCCGCAACAACCGTTGTTGGTTTCAGTAGTGCTACTTCTTCTGCATGACTGGGACCATAAAGGACACCAATATTATCCTCGTACGTAATGCCTTCCATAACTTCGATCAGCACCTGAGACATGGTCATAAAAGTATCATTCTCAATTCCTTTAGATACAGCCACCAGTATTTCGTGGCCGTCAAGACAGTGTTTGATCTTAGCACTTACTTCCCTCAGGGTATGAGACGGAGTTGCAAAAACGATCATATCCTGATCCTGCAGACAGGTTTCCAGGTCATGATAGGCCTTGATGTGCTCAGGAAGCTCAAGGTCCTGCAGGTAATTCGGGTTGCGATGTTCACTGTTGATTGCGTCAACAATATCTTTTTCACGGGCCCAGATCTGAACTTTATTACCGGCAGTATCAAGCACCATAGCCAGTGCTGTTCCAAAACTACCTGCTCCAATAATGGTCACATTTCTCATGCTTCGGCCCCGGCTTTCGCCAGTTCTTCCTCACCCGGTTTTGATTTGGGCGGACTTATCTTGCTTTCCGTACCATTCAGCAATCGCTTTATATTCGACTTATGCTTGTAGATGATTCCGGTCGCAACGATAGCCGCAAATACTATTATACTTCCATCTACAAAATAATCCAAAAGGTAGCGCAGGATCAGCAGGTTCACCGGGTAGAAAAAAGTGGCGGTGACAGACGCCAGCGATACATAGCGAGTGCTCAGAGTAATGATAATAAAGATCAGAAAGGAAATACTGATCGAGATCGGTTCTATACCGAACAGCATACCACATGCGGTTGCGGCTCCTTTACCTCCTTTGAAATTAGCCAGCACGGGAAACATGTGTCCCACAACCGCCATCAGTCCGCATGTGATCATCAGAAATGCATCAGCTTCCCATCCCGGAGGGGCTATGGGACCGCTTCCAAAACTGAATAATTCAAAAGCCT
This genomic window contains:
- a CDS encoding response regulator, giving the protein MVTNKVMIVEDDKLLAIVEERLVKCLGYEVVGVASSGEEAIEKIDSFAPDILIMDVQLDGDMDGIDTVTELRNRNYNVPVIYISGDQSEEIKNRANNAGMVDFLLKPVSTNGLLEPLKQAQKMANKLSTFAA
- a CDS encoding NAD(P)-dependent alcohol dehydrogenase — encoded protein: MNTKAYAAHSATSKLEPWKLDRRDPNPDDVSIKINYCGVCHSDIHFAENDWGMTQYPVVPGHEIIGTVTAVGSDVNNFKVGDTVGVGCLVDSCRSCPSCAQGLENYCLEGFVGTYGGIGKDGQPTYGGYSDKIVVSERFVLKIPEKLDVKSAAPLLCAGITTYSPLRHVNLSKGDTLGVVGMGGLGHIGIKLAKAMGAEVTVFTRSKHKIDEAKRNGADHVVISTDEDQMAAAAGSLNYILDTVPVDHDFNPYLRALKLDGTYIVVGQITPITQPLSAADMIFMRRSVVGSLIGGIPETQEVLDFCAEHDISCDVEMIKMQDINEGYQRMKDSDVKYRFVIDMSSI
- the recJ gene encoding single-stranded-DNA-specific exonuclease RecJ, which produces MSFRWVYAQPEREESVPILREELGISERVARLLAIRGIETYDDAKSFFRPNIDLLHDPFLMKDMEAGAERLALAIRNGEKVLVYGDYDVDGTTATSCIYTFLQEFGVEVDYYIPHRFKEGYGINPDGVEYARKIGADLIVSVDCGITAIKETELARQYGIDLIICDHHTVGDSIPDAVAVLDPKRPDCNYPFDGLSGAGVGFKLIQGTLKSLGLPESISYKFLDLVAVSIASDIVPIIDENRVLMRAGLQMIKRSPRPGLEALLNQINVSKEDVNTSRIVFSIGPRINAAGRMGDATKAVKLLISETVNEAKSHAYELENINLRRRDTDTKTMEEAMEMIEEEFDMEQTSTLVLYSKEWHLGVIGIVASRLVDLYHRPAIMLSNVEGKIKGSARSIKGFNIYDAIKKCEDLLEQFGGHEFAAGLTLKEGKLTEFQRRMNEIAYLDLSDNKFEPELMIDSGINLSEIDMSFWKLLSQFEPFGPSNLRPVFVSKGVKVAGIPTIVGNGHLKMKVTQEGAGSFDTIGFNMHEYLPGVRNGEAFDIAYVIEENVWNGRRSLQLRLKDIHLHN
- a CDS encoding Glu/Leu/Phe/Val dehydrogenase — translated: MTEALTLDKQKTKKGTADFPIFDALASREHEQIVICSDPENGLKAIIAIHDTTLGPALGGTRMWNYNSEEEALRDVLRLSRGMTYKAAISGLNLGGGKAVIIGDPHKDKNEALFRSFGRFVDGLNGRYITAEDVGMEERDMEWVFSETKYVTGIPKSLGGSGDPSPVTAFGVYMGAKACAKKAYGSDSLEGKKIALQGAGHVATYFARHAAKEGAKLYVSDIYEDKANELAKEVGAKVVDPDSIYGLDVDIYTPCALGGVINDDTMDQFKCDIIAGGANNVLEDEDKHGKELVKRGIIYAPDYVINAGGLINVSGELEGYNEERAHKKAERIYDTILDILKYSEENDVPSHVASNILAEQRIAKVGKIHTVYSSKGHFSGRAGEMYLSDRR
- the hslO gene encoding Hsp33 family molecular chaperone HslO, which gives rise to MKKEDFQFKDRIIKGITKEGHFKVTVVKTTDVVKEAKKRHGLSLLNTVVLGRALTGVMLLASELKKEERVQLRMDGDGPIGFVIAEANSLGEIRGYVKEPQAELDYSSSDVTIGDGIGLGILSFTKVLYNEAEPRVSTIELIKGDVNSDIAHYLTQSEQIPSAVLLDVDIDEEGEVTQAGGLLIQRLGGASEGQIEMLQERLTSFPSISDLLDDGQYIDEIMKKAVSPIEVKELDRQPVDFFCRCNRDRFLSALAMLSFDDLKDLEGESQEIVCHYCNNKEVFSKEEIEKLITKAQAKLN
- a CDS encoding HesB/IscA family protein — translated: MSMQDDNLDDVISSLIDSDEEDKDAKATAPGPLIDKEELTGEPVTLTERAAKQVEKIRRQEGLDKNLYLRVAVEGGGCSGLSYKLGLDHRTDEDIVFENYGIEVIVDPKHLMYLEGIEVDYPDGLDARGFTFDNPNAVENCGCGSSFAI
- a CDS encoding helix-turn-helix domain-containing protein; translation: MKEDLDFYLQYNGSVKVSEMTKMDLKNLIQTGESSFLEFKHQVASPEKIAREIAAFANTKGGTILIGVSDNGEMVGVEGYFEEEFLLNQAASEECIPAVAISIEMLHVGDRDILIVKVPESDSKPVYVKGKKTRLVYIRQDDESIVASDEWIELLKNNDSDEGVTFEYGEREQKLFRFLNEYGSITVDRFALLISVTTYRAAKILVNLVSAGVLDLFDKEGVAHYTFSQKSS
- a CDS encoding NAD(P)H-dependent glycerol-3-phosphate dehydrogenase, giving the protein MRNVTIIGAGSFGTALAMVLDTAGNKVQIWAREKDIVDAINSEHRNPNYLQDLELPEHIKAYHDLETCLQDQDMIVFATPSHTLREVSAKIKHCLDGHEILVAVSKGIENDTFMTMSQVLIEVMEGITYEDNIGVLYGPSHAEEVALLKPTTVVAAAYSSRTTRLIQEIFMTPMFRVYANNDVIGVEIGGSVKNTMAIAAGIIDGAELGDNAKAALMTRGLHEMKRMGAVLGAHADTFAGLTGMGDLIVTCTSTHSRNRSVGFRIGKGEKLDDIINSMNMVAEGIKTTKSVRDWSVKNNIEMPITCAIYKVLFEDVDPKDVLYELMTRDPKEEIAI
- the plsY gene encoding glycerol-3-phosphate 1-O-acyltransferase PlsY, giving the protein MLSLLLVLAISYLLGSIPSSLWVGKLYKGIDIREHGSGNAGTTNTFRVLGWKAGAVVFALDFLKGFVASFWVSNQAFELFSFGSGPIAPPGWEADAFLMITCGLMAVVGHMFPVLANFKGGKGAATACGMLFGIEPISISISFLIFIIITLSTRYVSLASVTATFFYPVNLLILRYLLDYFVDGSIIVFAAIVATGIIYKHKSNIKRLLNGTESKISPPKSKPGEEELAKAGAEA